DNA from Castellaniella sp. MT123:
GCCGATGACTTCGAATGTGACGGACTTGAACATAGCTAAGACCTTTCATGAATGACGTGGATGCTGATTGAGCGAGGGTCCTGGGCCGAAAGCAGGCCTAGGAGGCTCGCCTTTCTCTCACGATGCGGTCGCGCTGGATGGCATCGGAGGCGCGTGCCCGACCGCCCGGATCGCTTCGAAGAAATAGTCGCCACGGCCCCACAGGGAGTTGATGAAAATTGCCGTCACGCTTGCGGCCATGGCAACCATGCCCCATATCGGATAAATCAAGCCCGTGGCAGCCGCCGGAATCCCGATGCCATTGAACAGGAAGGCAAGCGAGACGTTCTGCACAATCTTCCGGTAGCTGTTGCGGCTGACCGCATAGGCCTCGAGTACGGCACCGAGCCGCTGGTTCAGGATGATCACGTCGGCTGATTCGATCGCGATGTCCGCACCACTGCCGAAGGCGATGCCGACGTCAGCTTGCATCAGAGCCGGCGCATCGTTGATCCCGTCGCCGACCATCGCCACGCGTGAGCCTTCCTGCATCTTCCTGATCAAGACGGCTTTTCCGGCCGGCAGAACGCGCGCATGGACCTCTTCGATGCCGGCGGCATGGGCGAAATGGCGGGCCGCCTGCTCGTTATCGCCGGTGATCAGGCTCGTGCGGATGCCGAGTGCGTGCAGGCGGCGCACGGTATCCGCTGCGTCGGGCCGCAGCGCGTCGCCAAGTGCCAGCAGACCGAGCAGCATACCTTCCCGCGCCACTCCAATGACCGTCAGTCCGCGCCCTTCGAGTTCGGTGATGCGTCCGTCCTGAGCCGAGAGATCCACGGCTTCGGCCGCGAGAAACACCGGGCTGCCGACCATCAGCCTCGTCTCGCCCAGGCGGGCCCGGACGCCGTGACCGGCGACGGCCTCGAACCCCTGCACCTCGGACAGTGCGATACCGCGCTTAAACGCCTCTTCCACCACCGCCCGCGCGAGCGGGTGTTCAGAAAATGCCTCTACGGCTGCCGCGAGCGCGAGCAGTTCCTGTTCCGGGCAAGCCACGGCGACGATCGTCCGCAAGGCGGGGCGGCCCTCAGTCAGTGTGCCGGTCTTGTCGAACACCACGCGGTTCACGCGCCGCAAGGCTTGAAAGGCCTCGCCGGTGCGCATCAGCACGCCGCGCTCGGCCGCTTCGCCCGCGCCTCGGACGATGGACAGCGGTGCCGAGATCCCCACTGCGCAGGGATAGCCCATGACGAGCACGCTCAGGCCGGCAAACACCGCCCGCTGCAGATCGGGGGAGGACCCGATGAGAAGTGGCCCAAGGAGCCAAAAGAGGGTCGCGCCGGTCGCGGTAAGCAGCACAAGCGGGGTATAGACGCGCAGCACGCGGTCCACCAAGTGCAGCAGGCCAGGTTTGAGGGCGCGGGCGTCCTCCACGCTGCGTACCACTTGCCTGAGAAAACTTTCTTCACCCACCACAGTGACGCGCACGAGGAGCGTGCCGTGGCCGTTCAAGGCGCCACTCACCACCCGGTCTCCAGCGCGCTTCTCGACGGGTAGCGGCTCGCCGGTCACAAGCGATTCATCCACGTCCGATTCGCCCGACTCGACCTGCCCGTCGACCGGTACTCGCCCGCCCGGGCGGATGCGCACCATGTCACCGACGCGCACCTGTTCGAGCGGCACTTCTTGTTCTTGACCGTCCTTGACAAGATACGCAACGTCAGGTTCAAGGTCCAGAAGCTTCTTGACCGCCTGCGAACTGCGCGTTTTGACTATTAGCGACAGCCATTCGGAAAAGATGTGATAGGTAAGCACCATCACAGTTACCGCGAAAAACGCCTCCGTTGGATAGCCCGGCAGGTGCAGTGCCAAGCCGATCGACCCTCCGGCCAGCCCCGCGAATGCGCCGAACTCAACCAGCACATGCTGGTTCAGGATGCCGCGCCGCAGCGCCATGGCGGCCATCCGAACTATGTGCTGGCCGACCCCGAAAACGAGCACCAGTGCGAGCCCGCCGGTGAGCCACGAGACCGTCGCGCCGAACGTGCCACGCAGCTTGAAATAGTAGATGCCAGCGCCGAACACGGCGAGCAGAGTCGTGCCGGCTATCGCCCGTTTCAGCCCATAGCCGCGCAACACGACGAAGGCAAAGGCCACCAAGCTGACGAGGGAAAACACGCACAGCAGGAACCACGCGCTGTCGACCGGGTAGCCGACCAAGCCCATTGAGGCAATGCTGGCCGCCAGGGCGATCACGAAGCGCCCGCGCTCGCGCACCAACGTGCGCTCTTCCTCATCATATGAACGCAGCTTGCGCGGATCGGAGACCGTGTAGCCGATGTCCTTCAGCGTCTGGAGCAAGTCCTCGGCGCGTGCCACGCTCGGGTCGTACTCAATCAGCGCCTGTTCGTGGGTTAAGCTGACCGCGACCTTGTCGACGCCAGGTCGCTTGCCCAGCGCCTTTTCGATCGTGCCGGTGCACAGCGAGCAGTGCAATCCCCCGATGCGCGCGCGGATGCGCCGCCGGCCGGGCAGGCTGGACGGCTCCTCGCTCCAAAAACGTGGAGCAGATTCAGCGGTCGTTGTGACAGTCATGACGGTACCTCATTGAGTGGTGGGCATCTTCGATGACACCCGAAGCCTGTGCGCGGCGCAGCCGACACGCGTCTTTCTTTAGCCCGATCGGCGGGCAGGCCACGGTTGTTTGATGCCGCGATGTTTCAATGATAGACCTTGGAGTGCACTCCAGAGTCAAGAGAAAACTGTGTAACAGTTTCGGAATGCAGTGGTGTAAACGGGGTCAGCTCACGAAACGGGAAAAATCGTACGCTAAGGCGTAGTTAGCACTGTCCGGTTCTCTTGGAGCGATGCAATCAGCGGGCAGGAAACGTTCCCGTTCCGTGCATGGCAGGCGCACACAAGCTCGGACAGCACGGTTTCCATACGCACCAGGTCGGCCATCTTTTCGCGCACATCCTGGAGCTTGTGCTCGGCCAGGTGGCTGGCTTCATCGCAATGAGTGCCATCGTCCAATCTGAGTAGTTCAGCGATTTCATCCAGGCTAAAGCCCAGCCGCTGGGCTGATTTCACAAACCGCACCCGCGTCACATCTGCCTCGCCATACCGGCGAATGCTGCCATAGGGCTTGTCCGGCTGAGGCAACAAGCCCTTGCGCTGATAGAACCGGATGGTCTCCACATTGACCCCGGCCGCCTTGGCGAAGACGCCAATGGTCAGATTCTCAAAAATAGTTTGCATACCGCTTGACTCCGTACATGACTACGGAAGTAAGGTTACGCTATTCATTCCAGTTTTGATAGGACAAACGTGTGTCTGATGCAAAAAAACGGGCGCACCGCTTGTGCTGTCGATCTTGTATTGGCTCTGTGGCGGCACACATGGGTCGGTCGCCGTGACGATTCTAAGGAGTCGCAATGATAGCTTGGTTGAGTAAGAAAAAGGACGACATCGTCGTCATGACGATCATCGCCGGGGTGTTCGCGTTGTTGCTGATCGGTGGTTGTTGCTGACAGTTAGGAGGCATCCGTGTGCGCCAAGGCCGTCGCAACAAGGAACCGGGGACACCACCAACATGAATGAATCCACAAAGATGCGCAAACGCCGTGATGAAACTAGCCTGATTACACTGGCACTCCAGGGTGGAGGCACCCATGGCGCTTTCACCTGGGGCGTGCTGGAACGGATACTGGAGGATGAGCGCTTGGTCATCGAGGCCATCAGCGGCACGAGCGCTGGCGCCATGAACGCCGCGGTGCTGGCGGATGGGTTCGAAAAAGGCGGCGCCACAGGAGCGAAACAGGCGCTGGAAAACTTCTGGCGGACGATGAGCCGGTACGGCGCCTTCAGTCCCTATTTCGCGGGACCGATGAGCCCATTTGCCGGTTGGTTCGACTGGCTCACGCATATGCTGTCGCCTTACCAACTCAACCCGTTCGACATCAATCCGCTACGGGATGTTCTCGCAAACACAATCGACTTCGACTGCGTGCGACGGTGTCAACAAATCAAACTCTACATTTCGGCCACGAACGTTAGGACCAACCGTCTGCGCATATTCACGAGCGAGGAGTTCTCGGTGGAGGCGCTTCTCGCTTCCGCCTGCCTGCCCTACATTCAGCAGGCGATCGAGATCGACGGCGAGCACTACTGGGACGGCGGTTTCATGGGCAATCCGGTGCTCGAACCACTGGTGGGGCAATGCCGCAGTTGCGATATCGTGATCGTCCAGGTGAATCCCATCTGCCGCGATGCCGTGCCCCGCACGGTGGAGGACATCACCAACCGGGTCAACGAGATCAGTTTCAATTCCAGCTTGCTGCGGGAGCTCCGCGCCATCGCCTGGGGCAACGCCCTGGTGGAAGCTGGGGTGATGGAGATCAAGGATGCGCGTTACCGCTGCATCCGATTTCATCGCATCGCCGCCGAAGACGTCATGAGCGGCCTGGGGGTGCGCAGCAAGTTCGACACCAGTTGGCCATTCCTGCTCCGACTCAGGGAACTGGGGCGGGAGCGGGCCGACCGGTGGCTCGCGGAACACTTCAAGGATCTCGGCAACCGGTCGACCGTCGATCCGGAAGACTGGTGACCCGTGCGGGATAGGCATGCGGCCACAGCAGGGCAGCGTTTCCGGCCGGTCCCGGCGCGTACCGGAATACGCTCGCCGTTGCCCTTTTCTAGTTTGAGGAGCCATGGACATATCGAACGAATCGCGACTTGAACTCAAAGCGGCGGTGACGCGTGCGCAGCAGAAGCTGGGGGACGAATTTCCGTTGCAGGCGCGGATCGAAGGCGCGCAGCCCACGCTGCAGGCGGCTTACGCCGGGATTCTCGGCCATTGGGTACGCGAAGCGGCACCGCCTGCAGCGGGGATTGCGCCGCAAGCGGTGCTCGACGCGCTTTCCGCGATGGACGCCATAGTCAGCGACGAGCAAGGCATCGGCTGCTACCCCTTTAGCGCCCGCAAGACTGAAATCCGCGTTCATTTCTCCGGCCGGAACGTCCATGCCATGTGCGCGATCGATGCGCTCGCAATCCCGCGCATGGTGCGGCACGCCTCGCGCATCACAGCCCGGTGCGTGGTATGCCGCTGCCACCTTACCTGCGCGGTGGCGGCGAACGGCAGTGTCGAGAAGGAGAATCAGAATCCCGAGGCCGCGCGCGTTGTCTGGGAACCCGGTGCGGGAGGAGGACAAGCATGCTGCATCCGCCTGTGCGCCGGTATCGGTTTTGTCTGCCGGCATTGCACGGTATCCCCAGATGCGCTCACCTTTTCTCTGCCGCAAGCGGCAGCCGTGGGCAATGCCTTTTTCGCGTTCCAGAGGAGGCTGCTTGAGCAATATCCTACGTGACGAGGCTTGCCGACGGCCACTTGAGCCCGTCCAAGGCGGCAAGGATGACGGGGCGCGATCTTCGCTGCCGTCCTCGCAGGACGAAGTCGTCAGGGGCGGCGCAGAAATCCGGCCTCCCGTGGCATTGGTTCTGTGCGGAGGAGGGAGCCGGGGCGCCATGGAGGTGGGGTTCTACCGGGCGATCCGCGACTTGGGCTTACCCGTCGATTTCATCATCGGCAGCTCGATCGGCGCGCTCAACGGCGCATGTCTTGGCGCCGGCATGCGGCCGGAAAAGGTAGCGGAGCTATGGTGCGGTTTCCGGCGGCGCGAGGCGCTGCGCATCAACCTGCGGGGCCTGCTTGCGCCCTGGCGGTATGCGGCGTTTTTCGATCTTGATCCGCTGCGCCGGCGGTTGCGCGAGGTGCTTCCCGTGACACGGTTCGAGGATTTGTCCGTGCCGCTGATCGTCGTCACCACCGATCTGCAGGAGGGAGAGCCAGCCTACTGGAGCGGGACAGGGGACATCGTCGAACCGGTTATCGCAAGCTTGAGCCTGCCCGGAGTGTTTGCACCGGTGGAAATGGAAGGCCGCCAGTTCGTGGATGGCGGGATCGCCAACAACGTGCCGCTGGACAAGGCCGTCGAGCTGGGTGCCCGAACAATCCTGATGATTCGATGCACATGCTGCGAGCCTTCTTTGAAGCCGTTTCGGGGAATCGCTCGTGTGCTGGTGCGCAGCTTTTCGATTGCACTCGAACGCAAATTTGCGGCCGAGCTTGACCACTTCGGCGCGCTGGTGCGACTGCATAGCGTGCAGCCCCGCTTCCCGCACGAGATCGACTTGCTGGATTTTCGCTACTCGGGCGAACTGATCGATGCGGCTTACCGCCAGACGATCGAATACTTCACGGCACCGGTTGCTGGCGCAGACAGTCTTGTCTGTCCCAGCAACACGATCCCCTCCGAAGGCGTGGCACCAAACTGACCGACGGTGCGGCGATGACGCACACAAGGCTGACCGTCGGCAAGCCGGCCGCCTGGCGATGGCGCCAATAGTCAGATTATTTAAATTATTTTGCATATCGCTTGACTCCGTACATTACTACGGAAATAGCATTGCAGCATCAGGCAAATAAGCGTCGGCGATTCGGTCAAGGAGGGAGGTGAGCCATCGACGGGAAACTGAACAACCCTCGCTTACCTGCCTGCTTTTTCAACCAACACTTCAACCATCACAGGAGAATTGATATATGAAACGTACTTCTTTCCGGTCGGCACTCATCTTGGTCGCGGCGATTTCATCGCTGACACTGAGCGGACTTTCCTTTGCCGCAGACGCGGACCGCGTGGACAAGGTTTCCAACAAGGATTTCGTGGCCACGGCAAAAACCATCGAGGCAACCCTCAAGAGCAGCGGCTTTATGATTTTCAGCACCATCGACCATCAGAAGGTCGGGGCCAACCTCAAAGGCGCCAAGACCATCGAATTCGGCATGCCGGACATGATCAAGGGTCTGCTGCAGATGGATCCCGAAGCCGGCCTCGGAATGCCAGGCCGCATGTATGTATGGGAGCGCAGCGACGGTAAGACCGTGGTGAGCTACCGCAAGCCGTCCAGCGACTTCAGCAAGCACGGCGACGAGAAGCTCACCGCGATGGGTAACATGATGAACGGGACGTGGGACATGATCGCGGAGGAAGCCACGAAGAAATAACCGTCCGCTACCAGAAACCGCGCGGCGGCGTGTTCAGCCCTCGCGCGGGATCCACTCTGATAGAGGAGATGCTCATCACATATATCGAAATACAGTTCATCGGTAAGTCGGCAGCCTTGGCAAAGGTGCCGATAGTCAGATTTTCAAGACTATTTTACATATCGCTTGACTCCGTACATGACTACGGAAGTAATCTTAAACTATCCACTCAATATTCGAAAGGAGAAACATATGGCTGCACCGCAAAATGGACGTGGCACCCTCATTGCCGGCGGGCTGGCCGCCATCCTCGCCTCCACCTGTTGCCTGGGACCCTTGGTTTTGGTTGCCCTTGGTTTCAGCGGGGCCTGGATCGGCAACCTGACGGTGCTGGAGCCGTATCGTCCGGTTTTCATCGGCGCGGCACTGGTGGCACTATTCTTTGCCTGGCGGCGCATTTTCCGCCCGGCGCAAGCCTGCAAGCCGGGTGATGTGTGCGCGATCCCGCAGGTGCGGACCACCTACAAGCTCATTTTCTGGATCGTGGCTGTGTTGGTCCTGGTCGCGCTCGGTTTTCCCTATGTTATGCCATTTTTTTACTAATCAGGAGTTCACCATGAAAAAACTGTTTGCCTCCCTCGCCCTCGCCCTCGTCGCTGTTGTCACCCCGGTATGGGCCGCCACTCA
Protein-coding regions in this window:
- a CDS encoding patatin-like phospholipase family protein, with protein sequence MNESTKMRKRRDETSLITLALQGGGTHGAFTWGVLERILEDERLVIEAISGTSAGAMNAAVLADGFEKGGATGAKQALENFWRTMSRYGAFSPYFAGPMSPFAGWFDWLTHMLSPYQLNPFDINPLRDVLANTIDFDCVRRCQQIKLYISATNVRTNRLRIFTSEEFSVEALLASACLPYIQQAIEIDGEHYWDGGFMGNPVLEPLVGQCRSCDIVIVQVNPICRDAVPRTVEDITNRVNEISFNSSLLRELRAIAWGNALVEAGVMEIKDARYRCIRFHRIAAEDVMSGLGVRSKFDTSWPFLLRLRELGRERADRWLAEHFKDLGNRSTVDPEDW
- the merT gene encoding mercuric ion transporter MerT; translated protein: MAAPQNGRGTLIAGGLAAILASTCCLGPLVLVALGFSGAWIGNLTVLEPYRPVFIGAALVALFFAWRRIFRPAQACKPGDVCAIPQVRTTYKLIFWIVAVLVLVALGFPYVMPFFY
- the merR gene encoding Hg(II)-responsive transcriptional regulator; translation: MQTIFENLTIGVFAKAAGVNVETIRFYQRKGLLPQPDKPYGSIRRYGEADVTRVRFVKSAQRLGFSLDEIAELLRLDDGTHCDEASHLAEHKLQDVREKMADLVRMETVLSELVCACHARNGNVSCPLIASLQENRTVLTTP
- a CDS encoding patatin-like phospholipase family protein; this translates as MEVGFYRAIRDLGLPVDFIIGSSIGALNGACLGAGMRPEKVAELWCGFRRREALRINLRGLLAPWRYAAFFDLDPLRRRLREVLPVTRFEDLSVPLIVVTTDLQEGEPAYWSGTGDIVEPVIASLSLPGVFAPVEMEGRQFVDGGIANNVPLDKAVELGARTILMIRCTCCEPSLKPFRGIARVLVRSFSIALERKFAAELDHFGALVRLHSVQPRFPHEIDLLDFRYSGELIDAAYRQTIEYFTAPVAGADSLVCPSNTIPSEGVAPN
- a CDS encoding cation-translocating P-type ATPase, whose protein sequence is MTVTTTAESAPRFWSEEPSSLPGRRRIRARIGGLHCSLCTGTIEKALGKRPGVDKVAVSLTHEQALIEYDPSVARAEDLLQTLKDIGYTVSDPRKLRSYDEEERTLVRERGRFVIALAASIASMGLVGYPVDSAWFLLCVFSLVSLVAFAFVVLRGYGLKRAIAGTTLLAVFGAGIYYFKLRGTFGATVSWLTGGLALVLVFGVGQHIVRMAAMALRRGILNQHVLVEFGAFAGLAGGSIGLALHLPGYPTEAFFAVTVMVLTYHIFSEWLSLIVKTRSSQAVKKLLDLEPDVAYLVKDGQEQEVPLEQVRVGDMVRIRPGGRVPVDGQVESGESDVDESLVTGEPLPVEKRAGDRVVSGALNGHGTLLVRVTVVGEESFLRQVVRSVEDARALKPGLLHLVDRVLRVYTPLVLLTATGATLFWLLGPLLIGSSPDLQRAVFAGLSVLVMGYPCAVGISAPLSIVRGAGEAAERGVLMRTGEAFQALRRVNRVVFDKTGTLTEGRPALRTIVAVACPEQELLALAAAVEAFSEHPLARAVVEEAFKRGIALSEVQGFEAVAGHGVRARLGETRLMVGSPVFLAAEAVDLSAQDGRITELEGRGLTVIGVAREGMLLGLLALGDALRPDAADTVRRLHALGIRTSLITGDNEQAARHFAHAAGIEEVHARVLPAGKAVLIRKMQEGSRVAMVGDGINDAPALMQADVGIAFGSGADIAIESADVIILNQRLGAVLEAYAVSRNSYRKIVQNVSLAFLFNGIGIPAAATGLIYPIWGMVAMAASVTAIFINSLWGRGDYFFEAIRAVGHAPPMPSSATAS
- a CDS encoding DUF302 domain-containing protein encodes the protein MKRTSFRSALILVAAISSLTLSGLSFAADADRVDKVSNKDFVATAKTIEATLKSSGFMIFSTIDHQKVGANLKGAKTIEFGMPDMIKGLLQMDPEAGLGMPGRMYVWERSDGKTVVSYRKPSSDFSKHGDEKLTAMGNMMNGTWDMIAEEATKK
- the merB gene encoding organomercurial lyase, with the protein product MDISNESRLELKAAVTRAQQKLGDEFPLQARIEGAQPTLQAAYAGILGHWVREAAPPAAGIAPQAVLDALSAMDAIVSDEQGIGCYPFSARKTEIRVHFSGRNVHAMCAIDALAIPRMVRHASRITARCVVCRCHLTCAVAANGSVEKENQNPEAARVVWEPGAGGGQACCIRLCAGIGFVCRHCTVSPDALTFSLPQAAAVGNAFFAFQRRLLEQYPT